The genome window AGTTCTGAGTACTGTGATTTCATGTCGGTTACCTTTTATTTTGATCTCTGACTTACGGAGTTTCAGGTCCGGGCAGCTACTGCGCAGGGCACCTTTACGTGCCTTGTTGTCTAACGCTGTCCCGCAGTCGTTGTCTGTTCATCGTTCGCCGGCATCTGCTGTTCCTTCTTTTTCTTTTGCAGCTCGGCCAGCGCTTCATGACACCGTGATTCGGCGGTGTCCATTTCCATTTCTGCCATGGCAATATCGTTTTTCTGCTGTTCCAGCTGGGCCCGCTTGCGGCTCAGGGTCTCCAGCATCAGGAGCAACTGTTTTTCATTGCCACTGAGGGTTTCGTCCCAGAGGTCGAAGAGTTCTTTAGTCTCCGAGAGGGAGAAGCCCATTCGTTTGCCCCGAAGGATCAGTTTGAGGCGGACGCGATCCTTGGAGCTGAAAATCCGTGTTTGTCCCCGACGCGAGGGCTTGAGCAGCTCCTGATCCTCGTAGAACCGGATGCTCCGGGTCGTCACGTCGAACTCCTTGGCGAGCTCGCTTATGCTGTATGTTTCTTTTTTAACCATAGCGATTTCCTTTTTAGACTTAGGTTAGATAAAGTTTACGTAAACGTAAAGTAGTTTTACGGTCAGATTTCGATCAAAGGATTCTTCAGAGCAGGAGTGAACGATGGAATTTAAAAATGTGGCGGCGATTGTAACAGGTGGTGCATCGGGTCTTGGCGAAGGTGCGGCCCGTGCGCTGGCAGCAGCAGGCTGCAAGGTGGCAATCCTGGATGTGAGTCAGGAGCAGGGTGAGAAGGTCGCTGCGGACATTGGCGGCATCTTCCTGAAATGTGACGTAACCTCAGCTGAAAGTGCTGAGGCCGCAATCAATGCTGCTCGGGAAGCCCATGGCCCCTGT of Marinobacter sediminum contains these proteins:
- a CDS encoding MerR family transcriptional regulator; translated protein: MVKKETYSISELAKEFDVTTRSIRFYEDQELLKPSRRGQTRIFSSKDRVRLKLILRGKRMGFSLSETKELFDLWDETLSGNEKQLLLMLETLSRKRAQLEQQKNDIAMAEMEMDTAESRCHEALAELQKKKKEQQMPANDEQTTTAGQR